One segment of Hydrogenothermus marinus DNA contains the following:
- the hpf gene encoding ribosome hibernation-promoting factor, HPF/YfiA family has translation MKIEHVGKNIQVTDFIKDYAEHKLEKLKPYLKDIDISEDSVIVKITYDFEKHRHRNRVDIDIYFNTPGGGVIHAWEESNDLYAAIDFVIDEVERQLVRLKARRVEERRRLAKLKEQERRTAVEEESIKKPLITLEPLPMEKPMTVDDARLLLEEMGAFFLPFRNAETGEINVIYRKKAGNYGLIAPGV, from the coding sequence ATGAAGATTGAACATGTAGGAAAAAACATCCAAGTTACAGATTTTATTAAAGATTATGCAGAGCATAAACTGGAAAAATTAAAGCCATATTTGAAGGATATTGATATATCTGAAGATTCTGTTATTGTAAAAATAACCTATGATTTTGAAAAACATAGACATAGAAATAGAGTAGATATAGATATTTATTTTAATACTCCAGGCGGTGGAGTAATTCATGCATGGGAGGAAAGCAATGATTTATATGCAGCTATAGATTTTGTAATAGATGAAGTAGAAAGACAGCTTGTAAGATTAAAAGCAAGAAGAGTAGAAGAAAGAAGAAGACTTGCCAAACTAAAAGAACAAGAAAGAAGAACTGCAGTTGAAGAAGAAAGCATAAAAAAACCATTAATTACTTTAGAGCCTTTACCTATGGAAAAACCTATGACAGTTGATGATGCAAGACTATTACTTGAAGAAATGGGAGCATTTTTCTTACCTTTTAGAAATGCAGAAACAGGTGAAATTAATGTAATATATAGAAAAAAAGCTGGGAACTATGGACTTATAGCACCAGGAGTTTAA
- the rpoN gene encoding RNA polymerase factor sigma-54: MKQTLNLKLSNKLVITLSLKQQIKILTLNKLELKEEIRHELEENPFLEEIANLESDYMPLKDLSSYYNEDEEISLSNRIAYTPTLFDILDFQIDLEFEGKEKDIAREIIGNLDEKGLLDVDIEDIANKLKVSKEKVEEVRKRVLKLEPTGIGAKSIEEYLITQYEERYGKDEVVEKIIKEDAFYLNDIEYLKEKYSSIHEEELKDKICNIKQLTPYPTFDLSLDNVQYIEPDIFIVEKEDGFDIKINETGIPNLKLTTQYKKLINKKDLSPETKKFLEEKLEKAIGIIKGIQQRRENLEKITKALVEAQTEFLKKGKAYLKPLTLKDISEKVELHESTISRIISNKYAYTPLGVIPLKSFLASKVSKLSQDISSEKVKYLIKEIIEKEDKKKPLSDEGISKVLRKEYGIRVARRTIAKYREELKIPNSTARRKKK; this comes from the coding sequence ATGAAACAAACTTTAAATTTAAAACTTTCAAATAAGCTTGTAATTACTTTAAGTTTAAAACAACAGATAAAAATTTTAACTTTAAATAAATTAGAACTTAAAGAAGAAATAAGACATGAGCTTGAGGAAAATCCATTTTTAGAAGAGATAGCAAATTTAGAATCTGATTATATGCCTTTAAAAGATTTATCTTCTTATTATAATGAAGATGAAGAGATTTCATTATCTAATAGAATAGCTTATACACCAACACTTTTTGATATCCTTGATTTTCAGATAGATTTAGAATTTGAAGGCAAAGAAAAAGATATTGCAAGAGAAATTATTGGAAATTTAGATGAAAAAGGTTTATTAGATGTAGATATAGAAGATATTGCAAATAAGCTTAAAGTTTCAAAAGAAAAAGTAGAAGAAGTTAGAAAAAGGGTTTTAAAATTAGAACCAACTGGTATTGGTGCTAAAAGCATAGAGGAATATTTAATTACTCAATATGAAGAAAGATATGGAAAAGATGAAGTTGTAGAAAAAATTATTAAAGAAGATGCTTTTTATCTAAATGATATTGAATATTTAAAAGAAAAATATTCTTCTATTCATGAAGAGGAATTAAAGGACAAAATCTGTAATATAAAGCAACTTACACCATATCCAACTTTTGATTTATCTTTGGATAATGTTCAATATATAGAACCTGATATATTTATTGTTGAAAAAGAAGATGGATTTGATATAAAAATAAATGAAACAGGTATTCCTAATTTAAAATTAACTACTCAGTATAAAAAATTAATTAATAAAAAAGATTTATCACCAGAAACTAAAAAGTTTTTAGAAGAAAAATTGGAAAAAGCAATAGGAATAATTAAAGGGATTCAACAAAGAAGAGAAAATTTAGAAAAGATAACAAAAGCTTTAGTAGAAGCCCAAACTGAATTTCTAAAAAAAGGTAAAGCATATTTAAAACCATTAACGTTAAAAGATATTTCTGAAAAAGTTGAATTACATGAATCAACTATTAGTAGAATTATTTCAAATAAATATGCATATACGCCTCTTGGGGTTATTCCTTTAAAATCTTTCCTTGCTTCAAAAGTAAGCAAGCTCAGTCAAGATATATCTTCAGAAAAAGTAAAATATCTTATAAAAGAGATTATTGAAAAAGAAGATAAGAAAAAACCTTTAAGTGACGAAGGAATATCTAAGGTACTTAGAAAAGAATATGGAATTAGAGTAGCAAGAAGGACAATAGCAAAATATAGAGAAGAATTAAAAATACCAAATTCAACTGCAAGGAGGAAGAAAAAATGA
- the trmD gene encoding tRNA (guanosine(37)-N1)-methyltransferase TrmD, protein MKKFFTISIFPQLIEGLKETGIIKQAIKKGLISIENINPRDFTTDKHKTVDDVVYGGGPGMLLKPEPIFKAYESILEKGYKPYVLITEPWGRRFNQEFAKELSKKDEILIICGRYEGVDERVKTIVDEEVSIGDFILSGGEPAAVVIIDAVSRLVPGVVGDEDSLKVDSFSDNLLGYPNYTRPAEYKNMKVPEILLSGHHELIKKWRRWKQLEKTYKKRPDLLEKTNLSKEDLKMLEFIKKGKTFEDIYKKGT, encoded by the coding sequence AGACAGGTATTATAAAACAGGCTATAAAAAAAGGATTAATATCTATTGAAAATATAAATCCACGAGATTTTACTACTGATAAACATAAAACTGTAGATGATGTAGTATATGGCGGCGGCCCTGGTATGCTTTTGAAACCAGAACCTATTTTTAAAGCTTATGAAAGTATATTAGAAAAAGGATATAAACCTTATGTTTTAATTACAGAGCCTTGGGGAAGAAGATTTAATCAAGAGTTTGCAAAAGAGCTTTCTAAAAAGGATGAAATATTAATTATTTGTGGAAGATATGAAGGAGTTGATGAAAGGGTAAAAACAATTGTTGATGAAGAGGTTTCCATAGGAGATTTTATTTTATCAGGTGGTGAGCCTGCTGCTGTTGTAATTATAGATGCAGTATCAAGGTTAGTTCCCGGTGTTGTAGGTGATGAAGATAGTTTAAAAGTGGATTCTTTTTCTGACAATCTTTTAGGGTATCCTAATTATACAAGGCCTGCAGAATATAAAAATATGAAAGTACCTGAAATTTTATTATCTGGGCATCATGAATTAATAAAAAAATGGAGAAGATGGAAACAGCTTGAAAAAACATATAAAAAAAGGCCTGATTTATTAGAAAAAACAAACCTTTCAAAAGAAGATTTAAAAATGCTGGAATTTATAAAAAAAGGAAAAACATTTGAAGATATTTATAAAAAGGGGACATAA